A genomic region of candidate division WOR-3 bacterium contains the following coding sequences:
- a CDS encoding sensor domain-containing diguanylate cyclase, whose product MTDIARRLDNLIYKLSTIPMYQLDVIQLAEFLATHLASKGCLLLAGNRILYQHNLTPEAVSKFQENLFAEDLEVNGVRYRLFLKFEPRERLPISIRQKLKNLLALIQQILGVSNIARERISEFQIINELNLNVITTLELHKVIWFVEIAAKKLLETEKVYLYYAIEDQLVGREKRISVKVLPPEIYRQLSRSRQVMKLDKTKNGFLKSFLPTLASGMVLLVPFTIKNRGRGFFLLDEFEKMPNEINTIMRLKFLGNQAAIALERIELFQALNKALQESRGLQEIAKLLLSPYELKHFFTEVLRRAQQILGFKKIMCSIYNPETGTFERFHGVGISLKKFREAKKVHPPYQVIKGIMQDRFRISNSYYIPSEEVMEEIREYEVYKSAHRQQRVHDLWAPGDILISPIYSRAGEILGILSLAEPVDNRIPDRNKIRLLEAFGDFLGLAIENNQLFEKILIVSYTDELTGVYNYRFLREKLQELIARSPKSIALAMIDLDRFKEYNDQHGHLAGDQLLRKISQILRDVIKDGYITRYGGDEFIIILPAAGARAMRFRIEQVRKIIQEGKSFKQSIRFSCGIAVYPEDGQDFGTLIDTADKRLYLEKKKKYEMAVS is encoded by the coding sequence ATGACTGATATTGCCCGGCGGTTAGACAATCTCATATACAAATTGAGCACCATTCCGATGTATCAACTGGATGTCATACAGCTTGCGGAGTTTTTGGCAACACATTTAGCAAGTAAAGGTTGTCTGCTGCTTGCAGGAAATCGGATATTATACCAGCATAACCTTACTCCTGAGGCAGTCTCAAAATTCCAAGAGAATTTGTTTGCTGAAGACCTGGAAGTGAATGGTGTAAGATACAGACTTTTTCTAAAATTTGAACCCCGGGAAAGATTGCCTATTTCCATTAGGCAAAAACTAAAAAATTTGTTGGCGCTTATCCAGCAGATTCTGGGGGTGAGTAATATTGCGCGGGAGAGAATCAGTGAATTCCAGATTATTAACGAATTAAATCTGAATGTGATTACGACTCTGGAGTTGCATAAAGTGATATGGTTTGTAGAGATTGCCGCAAAAAAACTCCTTGAGACGGAAAAGGTTTATTTGTATTATGCAATTGAAGACCAATTGGTAGGAAGAGAAAAGCGTATCTCAGTGAAAGTGCTTCCTCCCGAGATATACCGACAACTTTCTCGGAGTCGACAAGTGATGAAGTTAGATAAAACTAAAAATGGTTTTCTAAAGTCCTTTTTGCCTACGCTGGCTTCGGGGATGGTTTTGCTGGTGCCTTTCACGATTAAAAATCGGGGGCGTGGCTTCTTTTTACTCGATGAATTTGAGAAGATGCCAAACGAAATAAACACAATAATGCGCCTTAAATTTTTGGGTAATCAGGCGGCGATCGCACTAGAAAGGATTGAATTATTCCAGGCATTGAACAAGGCACTCCAGGAGAGCAGAGGTTTGCAGGAGATTGCTAAACTTCTCTTATCACCCTACGAGTTGAAACATTTCTTCACCGAAGTTCTGCGTCGCGCCCAACAGATTCTGGGGTTTAAGAAAATCATGTGTTCGATTTACAATCCCGAAACCGGGACTTTTGAAAGGTTCCATGGAGTTGGCATATCATTGAAAAAATTCCGGGAGGCGAAAAAGGTTCATCCTCCATACCAAGTGATAAAAGGTATTATGCAGGATCGCTTTCGGATTTCCAATTCATACTACATACCCAGCGAAGAGGTAATGGAAGAAATAAGGGAATACGAAGTATACAAATCCGCCCATCGGCAGCAAAGGGTTCATGACTTATGGGCACCGGGTGATATTTTGATTAGTCCGATTTATTCGCGGGCCGGCGAGATACTCGGTATCCTCTCGCTTGCCGAACCGGTAGATAATCGGATTCCCGATCGCAACAAAATCCGGTTACTGGAGGCATTCGGTGATTTTTTAGGCTTGGCGATAGAGAATAACCAACTTTTTGAAAAAATTTTGATTGTTTCTTATACCGATGAACTCACCGGGGTATATAACTACCGATTTTTGCGTGAGAAGTTGCAGGAATTGATTGCCCGATCCCCTAAATCAATTGCGTTAGCGATGATTGATCTTGATCGGTTTAAAGAATACAATGACCAACACGGACACCTCGCCGGCGATCAACTGCTCCGCAAGATTTCTCAGATATTGCGTGATGTTATAAAGGATGGATATATTACTCGCTACGGGGGCGATGAGTTCATCATCATCTTACCCGCGGCCGGTGCCCGGGCTATGCGTTTTCGGATTGAACAGGTCCGGAAGATCATACAGGAGGGGAAATCTTTCAAACAATCCATCCGGTTCTCCTGTGGAATCGCCGTGTATCCGGAGGATGGCCAAGACTTTGGGACGCTGATTGATACGGCGGATAAGCGTCTTTATCTGGAAAAGAAGAAAAAATATGAGATGGCTGTTTCGTAA